TCTTCCTAGGGATGAATATTTGACCTTTAAATATCCCAGTTTCATGCATAACGGTCATAAAGTTGGTGTTCATCTCTGCTATGCAATCTTCCAATGAAAAGTAGCCAATAGCCTTGCTTATAGGCGCGTTTTTACTAAGGtttatatatatgtattAGTACTCTGGAGGTGAAAGAGTTGCGGCTTGATGGGACTAGAGATCGGGAAATCAGCCCCCAAAGAGGTTCCGGATCCGGATCTGCCCAAATGTCCGGATCTCAACTGTCTGTACAGCGGCAGACAACCTGAAATGCATCCAAAAAGGTTCCGGATCTGCCCAATGTCAGGATTCGAAGGTTCTGgaactgaagaagacgactGTATATCATTATCCTTATCACAAACCAACGTGATAAGCATGTAATAACTGTTAGACACCATGCATAATATTTGTGAAATAACCGTTACATTTAGAAGTTGATGGTCTTATCATAGGATGCCAAAGCCGCCTCCTTGAAGGCTACATTTACATATTATCAGTGGGAGTTCCAATAAAAAGGGAACAGACTTACCCTCTGACAATGTGGGATGAGCGTGGCATGTCCGGGCGATATCCTCGGCAGACGCCTTGTACTCGAGGGCAAGGGTAGCGGAAGCGATCATTTCACCCGCGTTGGGGCCGATGATGTGACATCCGAGAACTTGATCAGTCTCTTTCTCAACAATCTATGATGGCGTCAGTGATAATCGCCATCAACATGACAAGGGTGAACGTACAAATTTCACAAAGCCCCTAGCAAAGACCGTTCAGTATGCGTTAACAAATTtcagaaaaggagaaaaaattACTCAGAGTCCTGGTTCGTTTTGGCCCTAGAGTTGGCAGCAAAGGGGAATTTGCCGATTTTGTATTGAACACCAGCACCCTtaagttcttcttcatttttaCCAACCCAAGCGACCTCGGGATGAGTGTAAACAACAGATGGGATGGCATCGTAATTGACATGGCCATGGCCGGTCTTGAGAATTTCGACGGCAGCGATACCTATAGCGAAGTTAGACAGGAGAGACAGATGTATGCAATGATCAAcccaccttcctcctcagccTTGTGAGCAAGCATGGGACCAAAAGTAACGTCACCGATGCACTTGACACCCTTGGCGCTGGTGTTAAACTCGTCATCAATGATAATCCTTCCCCTCTTATCAGTTTCAACGCCTATCGCTTCGAGATTGAGACCTGTGGTAACGGGTCGTCGACCAATGGCGACGAGGACAACATCGGCCTCAATGGTTTCCTCCTTACCGCCCTTAGCAGAATcgaccttgagcttgacaaTGTCACCCTCTCTATGGCCGGAAATAACCTTGGTGTTGAGCTTGAACTTGAAGCCCTGCTTGGTTAGGATCTTCTGGAACTGCTTGCTAAAAAGCAGTCAACGAAAATAACATCATTTAGCTGCAGAGAGGTAGCTTACCCAATCTCGCCGTCCATGCCGGCGCCAATGGCTCCCAGATACTCGACAACGGTGACTTCGGCACCCAACCTAGACCAAACAGAGCCGAGTTCAAGACCGATGACACCACC
The genomic region above belongs to Cryptococcus neoformans var. neoformans JEC21 chromosome 4 sequence and contains:
- a CDS encoding dihydrolipoyl dehydrogenase, putative, with amino-acid sequence MFARQPLSQNLLRPLSRPSSSFSRTSTIPKLAFLQSARGFASASEPYDVVIIGGGPGGYVAAIKAAQLGFKTACIEKRGALGGTCLNVGCIPSKAMLNNSHIFHQTQHDLKNRGIDVSGIQLNLPKMLAAKEASVKALTGGIETYLFKKNGIDYIKGEASFETANKLNVKLLEGGETQVEAKNVIIATGSEVTPFPGLEIDEERIVSSTGALELKEVPKKMVVIGGGVIGLELGSVWSRLGAEVTVVEYLGAIGAGMDGEIGKQFQKILTKQGFKFKLNTKVISGHREGDIVKLKVDSAKGGKEETIEADVVLVAIGRRPVTTGLNLEAIGVETDKRGRIIIDDEFNTSAKGVKCIGDVTFGPMLAHKAEEEGIAAVEILKTGHGHVNYDAIPSVVYTHPEVAWVGKNEEELKGAGVQYKIGKFPFAANSRAKTNQDSEGFVKFIVEKETDQVLGCHIIGPNAGEMIASATLALEYKASAEDIARTCHAHPTLSEAFKEAALASYDKTINF